One segment of Capnocytophaga sp. oral taxon 878 DNA contains the following:
- a CDS encoding DUF3109 family protein, protein MIQVANTIISEDIVENEFVCNLNACKGACCIEGDAGAPVEESELKVMKRIYPEVAPYLTDKGRAAIEAQGVYVKGEDGEWETPLIDGGECAYVVHNEQGWALCAIEQAYNDKKIDWKKPISCHLYPIRLQEYSSFTAVNYHRWSPICDEACSLGKELQVPIYKFVKEALIRKFGEQWYEELCFIAEHLKQK, encoded by the coding sequence ATGATACAAGTAGCAAATACGATAATTTCAGAAGATATAGTAGAAAATGAATTTGTGTGTAACCTCAATGCTTGCAAAGGAGCTTGCTGTATAGAAGGTGATGCTGGAGCCCCAGTAGAAGAAAGTGAACTGAAGGTGATGAAACGCATCTACCCAGAAGTAGCTCCTTACCTTACTGATAAAGGGCGTGCAGCTATTGAGGCACAAGGTGTGTATGTAAAAGGTGAAGATGGCGAATGGGAAACACCACTGATTGATGGAGGTGAATGTGCTTATGTAGTACACAATGAACAAGGATGGGCATTATGCGCAATAGAACAAGCGTATAATGACAAAAAGATAGATTGGAAGAAGCCTATATCATGCCACCTATATCCTATTCGCTTGCAAGAGTACAGCTCATTCACGGCAGTGAACTATCACCGTTGGAGCCCGATATGTGATGAGGCTTGCTCCTTAGGAAAAGAACTGCAAGTACCTATCTATAAGTTTGTAAAAGAAGCTCTTATAAGAAAATTTGGAGAGCAATGGTATGAAGAACTCTGCTTTATAGCTGAGCACTTAAAGCAGAAATAA
- the recR gene encoding recombination mediator RecR: protein MDFSSKLLENAVYEISQLPSIGKRTALRLALHLLKQPEEQSLQLAQAIVDLRTHIQYCHNCHNISDVDLCEICANPMRDIGVICVVEDFRDVMAIENTGQFKGQYHVLGGKISPIDGIAPSNLHIASLVEKVKEGKVSELILALSNTMEGDTTNFYIYKQVEPYNITISTIARGIAVGGELEYTDEVTLGRSIAQRIPFEKAIKAV, encoded by the coding sequence TTGGATTTTTCATCAAAACTATTAGAGAATGCAGTGTATGAAATATCGCAGTTGCCTAGTATAGGAAAGCGTACTGCACTGCGATTGGCATTACATTTATTAAAACAACCTGAAGAACAATCGTTGCAATTAGCGCAAGCTATTGTAGATTTGCGTACCCATATACAATACTGCCATAATTGTCATAACATATCGGATGTAGACCTCTGTGAAATATGCGCTAACCCTATGAGAGATATAGGTGTGATTTGTGTAGTAGAGGATTTTCGTGATGTGATGGCTATAGAAAATACAGGTCAGTTTAAAGGACAATATCATGTGCTGGGTGGAAAAATATCACCTATTGATGGTATAGCTCCTTCCAATCTACATATAGCTTCATTAGTAGAAAAAGTGAAAGAAGGTAAAGTAAGTGAATTGATACTTGCCTTGAGTAATACTATGGAGGGAGATACTACTAATTTCTATATTTACAAACAAGTAGAACCTTATAATATTACAATTTCGACCATTGCACGCGGTATAGCTGTTGGAGGTGAATTGGAATATACTGATGAGGTAACATTGGGGCGTAGTATAGCACAAAGAATTCCGTTTGAAAAGGCTATTAAAGCAGTATAG
- a CDS encoding low molecular weight protein-tyrosine-phosphatase — protein sequence MKKTKILMVCLGNICRSPLAEGVMRSKLPADRFEVDSAGTANYHVGDAPDPRSVASGKKHGVDISELKGRQFSAADFAAFDYIFVMDRSNYKNLIKLASTDRELQKISFLADALGTMEKHEIPDPYYGEAADFEKVYQMIDIACNKVAEKLISNN from the coding sequence ATGAAGAAAACAAAAATACTTATGGTTTGCTTGGGAAATATATGTAGATCACCTTTGGCAGAAGGTGTGATGAGAAGCAAACTTCCTGCTGATCGTTTTGAAGTTGATTCGGCAGGTACAGCCAATTACCATGTGGGCGATGCTCCAGACCCACGCTCTGTAGCTTCGGGTAAAAAACATGGAGTAGACATCTCGGAACTGAAAGGACGACAGTTCTCGGCTGCTGACTTTGCTGCTTTTGACTATATTTTTGTAATGGATAGAAGCAATTATAAGAACCTTATAAAACTAGCAAGCACAGACCGTGAACTACAGAAAATTTCGTTCTTAGCTGATGCTCTTGGTACTATGGAAAAACATGAAATACCAGACCCTTACTATGGTGAAGCAGCTGACTTTGAGAAGGTATATCAGATGATTGATATAGCTTGCAATAAGGTAGCTGAGAAACTAATTTCTAATAATTAA
- a CDS encoding VOC family protein: MSTNIKKFVIPITTHKKEETIEFYKILGFVCYNKDTFFNGNFFLNIYEKDAYVVKGLSDNMQHNNLFLFSMQIEDLEAFKTDLLTHKISIERIDEIPIGEYITIKDPNGYKIVIYELYI, translated from the coding sequence ATGAGTACAAATATTAAGAAGTTTGTAATTCCTATTACTACTCATAAGAAAGAAGAAACTATTGAATTTTACAAAATATTAGGGTTTGTTTGCTATAATAAAGATACTTTTTTTAATGGTAATTTCTTTCTGAATATTTATGAAAAGGATGCTTATGTAGTAAAGGGTTTGAGTGATAATATGCAACATAACAATCTCTTTTTATTTTCAATGCAAATTGAAGATTTAGAAGCCTTTAAAACAGATTTATTAACTCATAAGATTTCTATAGAAAGAATAGATGAAATACCTATTGGAGAATATATTACAATAAAAGATCCTAATGGGTATAAGATTGTTATATATGAGTTGTATATCTGA
- the nadD gene encoding nicotinate (nicotinamide) nucleotide adenylyltransferase has translation MNKQVGLFFGSFNPIHIGHLIIANHLVEHSTMDELWLVVTPQNPFKEKQSLLDNHLRLEMVNLAVEQYPKLRASNIEFQLPQPNYTVNTLAYLEEKYPNVSFALIMGEDNLKSLHKWKNYEHILAHYPIYVYPRISEGEFPDTLIQHPQIKRVAAPIIELSATFIREEIKAKRNVHPLLPEKVWQYIDKTGLYS, from the coding sequence ATGAACAAGCAAGTAGGTTTATTTTTTGGGTCATTTAACCCCATTCATATAGGGCACCTAATCATTGCTAATCACTTGGTAGAGCATAGTACAATGGATGAGTTATGGTTGGTAGTTACGCCTCAAAATCCGTTTAAGGAGAAGCAATCATTATTGGACAATCACTTACGATTGGAGATGGTGAATTTGGCAGTAGAACAGTACCCTAAGTTACGTGCCTCAAATATTGAATTTCAGTTGCCACAACCGAATTATACAGTAAATACCTTGGCATATTTGGAGGAGAAATATCCTAATGTAAGCTTTGCCCTAATTATGGGAGAGGATAACTTAAAGAGCCTGCATAAATGGAAGAACTATGAGCATATTTTGGCACACTACCCTATTTATGTGTATCCGCGTATATCGGAGGGTGAATTTCCTGATACTTTAATACAACACCCACAAATAAAGCGAGTAGCAGCTCCTATTATAGAACTATCGGCTACTTTTATCCGTGAAGAAATAAAAGCAAAACGGAATGTACATCCGCTACTACCTGAAAAAGTGTGGCAGTATATTGATAAAACAGGGTTATACAGTTGA
- the gmk gene encoding guanylate kinase: MNKLIIFSAPSGSGKTTIVRHLLSLEKLNLAFSISATSRAPRGTEEHGKEYYFLTAEDFKDKIGQNAFMEWEEVYAGCYYGTLKAEVERLWAMGKHVVFDIDVAGGLRLKQQYPEQTLAIFVQPPSLKVLEERLRNRQTETEEKIQMRLAKAEQEMATAKGFDVIIKNDDLQQALQEAERVVTEFIGR; the protein is encoded by the coding sequence ATGAATAAACTGATTATTTTTTCGGCTCCTTCGGGAAGTGGTAAGACTACTATAGTGAGGCACTTGCTATCACTTGAGAAGCTGAATTTAGCTTTTTCCATTTCGGCTACTTCAAGAGCTCCGCGTGGGACTGAGGAGCATGGTAAGGAATATTATTTTCTGACGGCTGAAGATTTTAAAGATAAGATTGGACAAAACGCCTTTATGGAATGGGAAGAGGTGTATGCGGGGTGTTATTACGGGACACTAAAGGCAGAAGTAGAACGCCTTTGGGCTATGGGCAAACATGTAGTATTTGATATAGATGTGGCAGGAGGATTGCGATTAAAACAACAATACCCTGAGCAGACTTTGGCTATTTTTGTGCAGCCTCCTAGCTTAAAAGTCTTGGAAGAGCGCTTGCGCAACAGACAAACAGAAACAGAAGAGAAAATACAGATGCGCCTTGCTAAAGCTGAGCAAGAAATGGCTACCGCTAAGGGGTTTGATGTCATTATTAAAAATGATGATTTGCAACAAGCCTTACAAGAAGCAGAACGTGTAGTAACTGAATTTATCGGTAGATGA
- a CDS encoding YicC/YloC family endoribonuclease: MIQSMTGFGKSVFSLPDKHISIEIKSLNSKSIDISTRIPLVYREKELEYRKLIGEQLLRGKVDFNIFVENIGTQTPSTINQNIVKSYIEQMRSIVDGEPVELLKMAVRMPDALQNSSESISEEEFGTIMTNIQLAIADLQAFRTQEGKVLEKDFVLRIGNIEQLLKEVEALDSERLLLIRERLEKAVTDIKNVDANRFEQELIFYLEKLDITEEKIRLKKHLDYFLETLRSNDSNGRKLSFIAQEIGREVNTLGSKANFAQIQQLVVQMKDELEKIKEQVLNVL; this comes from the coding sequence ATGATACAATCGATGACAGGCTTTGGCAAAAGTGTATTTTCGTTGCCCGATAAACATATCAGCATAGAAATAAAATCGCTGAACAGCAAAAGTATTGATATAAGCACTCGCATTCCGTTAGTATACAGAGAGAAAGAGCTTGAATACAGAAAGCTTATAGGAGAGCAATTGTTGAGAGGTAAAGTAGATTTTAACATTTTTGTAGAAAATATAGGTACGCAAACGCCTTCGACTATTAATCAGAATATCGTAAAATCATATATCGAACAGATGCGCTCTATAGTGGATGGTGAGCCTGTGGAACTGCTAAAAATGGCAGTGCGTATGCCTGATGCCCTACAAAATAGCTCTGAAAGTATTTCGGAAGAAGAATTTGGTACGATAATGACTAATATACAGCTGGCTATAGCTGATTTGCAGGCATTTCGTACCCAAGAAGGTAAAGTGTTGGAAAAGGACTTTGTACTGCGTATAGGTAATATAGAGCAGTTGTTAAAAGAAGTAGAAGCCCTTGATAGTGAACGCCTTTTACTAATAAGAGAGCGCTTAGAAAAGGCAGTAACTGATATTAAAAATGTAGATGCGAACCGCTTTGAACAAGAACTTATTTTCTATCTTGAAAAGCTAGATATTACTGAAGAAAAAATACGCTTGAAGAAGCATTTGGATTACTTTTTGGAAACCTTACGCAGTAATGATAGTAATGGGAGAAAACTTAGCTTTATAGCTCAAGAAATAGGGAGAGAAGTGAATACGTTAGGCTCTAAAGCTAACTTTGCCCAAATACAGCAGTTGGTAGTACAAATGAAAGATGAATTGGAGAAGATAAAGGAACAAGTACTAAACGTTCTATAA
- the bshA gene encoding N-acetyl-alpha-D-glucosaminyl L-malate synthase BshA — MNIAIVCYPTFGGSGVVATELGLALARKGHQVHFITYSYPVRLDFLEMNIHFHEVHVEEYPLFHYQPYELALSSKMAYVIKTYRIDVLHVHYAIPHAYAGYMAKQMLKREGIEVPMITTLHGTDITLVGNHPTYKDAVRFSINESDIVTSVSESLKSDTLRLLGVEKDIKVIPNFINLKKPAPISPCKRAIMAAPDELIVTHISNFRKVKRVDDVVRIFNGIQQRLKAKLIMVGDGPEREIADQLCKDLGIKKKVLFLGNTSDIDKILCFTDLFLLPSASESFGLSALEAMAAGVPVISSNAGGLGEVNVQGVSGYLCDIGDVEAMAEKAIYILEDTERLATFKKNAKKAAERFDEETIIPMYEKLYMEIAN; from the coding sequence ATGAATATTGCCATTGTATGTTACCCTACTTTTGGGGGAAGTGGCGTGGTTGCTACTGAATTGGGACTGGCGCTGGCGCGCAAAGGTCACCAAGTGCATTTTATCACTTATAGCTATCCTGTGCGGCTTGATTTCTTGGAAATGAATATCCATTTTCACGAAGTACACGTGGAGGAGTACCCTCTGTTTCATTACCAACCATACGAGTTGGCATTATCGAGCAAAATGGCTTATGTGATAAAAACGTATCGTATTGATGTGCTACACGTGCATTATGCTATTCCGCATGCTTATGCGGGTTATATGGCTAAACAAATGCTTAAGCGTGAGGGGATTGAGGTTCCTATGATTACTACATTACACGGTACTGATATTACACTGGTGGGAAATCATCCCACATATAAGGATGCGGTGCGATTTAGTATTAACGAGTCGGATATAGTAACCTCGGTATCGGAAAGTTTGAAGAGTGATACGCTGCGTCTTTTGGGAGTGGAAAAGGATATTAAGGTGATTCCGAACTTTATCAATCTTAAAAAGCCTGCCCCTATATCACCTTGTAAACGTGCGATAATGGCGGCACCGGATGAGCTTATTGTTACGCATATAAGTAACTTTAGGAAGGTGAAACGCGTGGATGATGTGGTGAGGATTTTTAATGGCATTCAGCAACGGCTTAAAGCTAAGCTTATAATGGTAGGTGATGGGCCAGAACGTGAGATTGCAGACCAGTTATGCAAGGATTTGGGTATTAAGAAGAAAGTGCTTTTCTTGGGTAATACATCGGATATTGATAAGATTTTGTGCTTTACAGACTTGTTCTTATTGCCTTCGGCTTCGGAAAGCTTTGGTTTATCGGCTTTGGAGGCTATGGCTGCTGGGGTGCCTGTTATCTCTAGCAATGCAGGAGGTTTGGGAGAGGTGAATGTACAAGGGGTATCGGGCTATTTGTGTGATATAGGTGATGTGGAGGCTATGGCTGAAAAGGCTATTTACATCTTAGAAGATACAGAACGATTGGCTACTTTTAAAAAGAATGCTAAGAAAGCGGCGGAACGTTTTGACGAAGAAACTATCATACCTATGTATGAAAAATTGTATATGGAAATTGCTAATTAG